In Clostridia bacterium, the following are encoded in one genomic region:
- the secA gene encoding preprotein translocase subunit SecA codes for MGLIKAILGSDNKRALKKLEVIASKIEALADKYKAMTDEELKAVTPALKDRLQNNYETLDDILPDAFAAIREASERVLAMRPFHVQLLGGIVLHQGRIAEMKTGEGKTLVAVLPAYLNALSGKGVHIVTVNDYLAKTQAEWMGKVFRFMGLSVGVSISGMQNEQKRAAYQADITYCTNNELGFDYLRDNMVINARDKVLRDLSFAIVDEVDSILIDEARTPLIISGRGDKSSEMYINVNKFVKYIRPDDIDLDEEKKTVHLNDSGVAKAERYFAVDNLGDPQNDELYHYINNALRAHFIMKRDNDYIVKDGEVIIVDEFTGRLMIGRRYSDGLHQAIEAKENVKIQNENKTMATITFQNFFRLYKKLSGMTGTAKTEEAEFNAIYGLDVVVIPPNKPMIRVDENDQVYTTHAGKLKAIVADIKECYQRGQPVLVGTVTVEKSEELSKLLSRERIPHNVLNAKNHALEAEIVAQAGRKGAVTIATNMAGRGTDILLGGNPEFMAKHRMRELGYKDEIIEAATSYAHTDDPEVLAAKAEYKRHYDAFHAQTQKEKEEVIAVGGLRIIGTERHESRRIDNQLRGRAGRQGDIGSSIFYLSMEDDLIRLFGGDKIKRIAEMFKLDEDTPLSMKMLTRRIEGAQKTVEGRNFSIRRHVLEYDDVMNTQRSIIYSQRNKVLMGESVHDEILDMIAHQAEVITLAYADRSLDWKEWDIENFNKDIERYLLPEAKEFLNEENLSNWDVDDIIENLTNEMTAYYEKKIQAAKEMGVNFDEVERIVLLRVVDAKWMDHIDAMDVLRRGIGLRAYGQHDPVIAYKKEGFEMFDDMIERIKEQTVQFLMRVKIEQAPVKREERKMELTQSRGDDGTNRKAPPKGPQPVVSEKVVGRNEPCPCGSGKKYKNCCGKNS; via the coding sequence ATGGGACTTATAAAAGCTATATTAGGCTCAGACAACAAAAGAGCCTTAAAAAAACTTGAGGTTATAGCATCCAAAATAGAAGCTTTGGCTGATAAATACAAGGCAATGACGGACGAAGAACTAAAAGCCGTCACCCCTGCATTAAAAGACAGGCTGCAAAACAACTATGAAACATTGGATGATATTTTACCTGACGCTTTTGCGGCTATTAGAGAAGCCAGTGAAAGGGTGCTTGCAATGCGTCCATTCCATGTTCAATTACTAGGCGGTATAGTCCTACATCAAGGAAGAATTGCCGAAATGAAAACCGGTGAAGGTAAAACCTTGGTCGCTGTCTTGCCTGCTTATCTCAATGCGCTTTCTGGAAAAGGCGTGCATATAGTAACCGTCAATGATTATTTGGCAAAAACTCAAGCCGAATGGATGGGCAAGGTCTTTAGGTTTATGGGACTAAGCGTGGGCGTGTCAATTTCAGGCATGCAAAACGAGCAAAAGCGTGCTGCTTATCAAGCTGACATAACCTATTGCACCAATAACGAACTTGGCTTTGACTACCTAAGAGATAACATGGTTATTAATGCTCGCGATAAGGTTTTGAGAGATTTGTCTTTTGCTATAGTGGACGAAGTTGACTCAATTTTGATTGATGAAGCAAGAACTCCTCTAATCATAAGCGGACGCGGAGACAAGTCCTCCGAAATGTATATCAATGTCAACAAGTTTGTAAAATATATTCGTCCTGATGATATTGACCTAGATGAAGAAAAGAAAACCGTCCATCTCAACGACTCAGGCGTAGCAAAGGCCGAAAGATATTTTGCTGTGGACAACCTAGGCGACCCTCAAAACGATGAATTATATCATTATATAAACAATGCGTTGCGTGCTCATTTTATTATGAAGCGCGATAACGACTACATCGTAAAAGACGGCGAAGTCATCATAGTAGATGAATTTACAGGTCGTCTTATGATAGGTCGTCGTTACAGCGACGGACTACATCAGGCAATAGAAGCCAAAGAAAATGTAAAAATTCAAAACGAAAACAAAACAATGGCTACTATTACCTTCCAGAACTTTTTCAGATTGTATAAGAAACTGTCAGGTATGACAGGTACTGCCAAAACCGAAGAAGCCGAATTCAACGCAATATACGGACTTGACGTCGTAGTAATTCCGCCCAATAAGCCCATGATAAGAGTGGATGAAAACGATCAGGTTTATACAACTCATGCAGGCAAACTAAAAGCAATAGTAGCAGATATAAAAGAATGTTATCAACGCGGACAGCCTGTGCTTGTAGGTACAGTCACTGTCGAAAAGAGTGAAGAATTATCCAAACTCTTGTCGCGCGAAAGAATTCCACATAACGTATTGAACGCAAAAAACCATGCTTTGGAAGCTGAAATTGTAGCACAGGCAGGACGAAAAGGCGCTGTAACAATCGCAACTAACATGGCTGGTCGTGGTACAGATATTTTGCTAGGCGGCAACCCCGAATTTATGGCAAAACACCGCATGAGAGAGTTAGGCTACAAAGATGAAATCATTGAAGCTGCTACATCTTATGCGCATACTGATGATCCCGAAGTTTTGGCAGCCAAGGCTGAGTACAAGAGACATTACGATGCTTTCCATGCCCAAACTCAAAAAGAAAAAGAAGAAGTTATCGCGGTAGGCGGCTTGCGCATAATCGGTACAGAACGCCATGAATCCCGCCGTATTGATAACCAGTTGCGAGGCAGAGCAGGTCGTCAGGGCGATATTGGTTCATCAATTTTTTATCTTAGCATGGAAGACGATCTCATAAGATTGTTCGGCGGAGATAAAATAAAACGTATAGCCGAAATGTTCAAGCTAGATGAAGATACACCTTTGTCAATGAAGATGTTGACTCGCCGTATTGAAGGTGCTCAAAAGACAGTAGAAGGAAGAAACTTCTCTATCCGCCGTCACGTTTTGGAATACGATGACGTTATGAACACCCAGAGATCAATCATATATTCTCAGCGCAACAAAGTGCTTATGGGTGAAAGCGTACATGATGAGATTTTGGACATGATAGCTCATCAGGCTGAGGTTATCACTCTGGCTTATGCAGACCGATCGCTTGACTGGAAGGAATGGGATATTGAAAACTTCAACAAAGATATAGAAAGATATCTATTGCCTGAAGCAAAAGAGTTTTTGAATGAAGAAAACCTCTCAAATTGGGATGTAGATGATATTATTGAAAATCTCACCAATGAGATGACCGCGTATTATGAAAAGAAAATCCAAGCCGCAAAAGAAATGGGCGTTAACTTTGACGAAGTTGAACGCATAGTGCTTCTAAGAGTAGTTGATGCAAAATGGATGGACCATATTGATGCAATGGATGTTTTAAGACGCGGTATTGGTCTTAGAGCATACGGTCAACATGATCCTGTAATAGCTTACAAGAAAGAGGGCTTTGAGATGTTTGACGATATGATTGAACGCATCAAAGAACAGACCGTTCAATTTTTAATGAGAGTCAAAATAGAACAAGCCCCTGTAAAGAGAGAAGAAAGAAAAATGGAGCTTACCCAATCACGTGGTGATGACGGTACCAACAGAAAAGCCCCTCCCAAAGGTCCTCAACCCGTTGTAAGCGAAAAAGTAGTAGGCAGAAACGAACCTTGTCCTTGCGGCAGCGGCAAAAAATATAAAAACTGCTGCGGAAAAAATTCATAA
- a CDS encoding YcxB family protein → MEINFTLDKNDLKEYYKRANRSTVIAWGLLILVFGTMIVVGAVIHNYSLFNMGLLITIFSAVFLLLTFIKVIAVYKRSAKELKNDVITVSITEDCFQVKKSGKIRWEYILDVFDYKNYYVLKLPKIGVFILPKRALDNESEKAFNEYYKKGLKNRKAVLKNKTK, encoded by the coding sequence ATGGAAATTAACTTTACTTTGGATAAAAATGATCTAAAAGAATATTACAAAAGAGCCAACCGCTCCACTGTTATAGCATGGGGACTACTTATATTGGTTTTTGGCACGATGATTGTAGTAGGCGCTGTTATACATAACTACAGCTTATTTAACATGGGACTACTTATTACCATTTTTTCTGCGGTATTTTTGCTTTTGACTTTTATTAAGGTTATAGCGGTATATAAACGCAGCGCGAAAGAACTAAAAAACGATGTAATAACCGTAAGTATTACCGAAGATTGTTTTCAAGTAAAAAAAAGCGGAAAAATCAGATGGGAATATATCTTAGATGTATTTGATTATAAAAATTACTATGTTTTAAAGTTACCTAAAATCGGCGTATTTATATTGCCCAAAAGAGCGCTTGACAATGAAAGCGAAAAAGCGTTCAATGAATATTACAAAAAAGGACTCAAAAACAGAAAAGCTGTTTTGAAAAATAAAACAAAATAA